The Cytobacillus oceanisediminis genomic interval AGTGGGAATTTTATTCCGGATGGGCGCTTCGTCAGGAGGCATGGATATCCTTGCGTTAATCATTTCAAAAGCAAGGGGAAGTGCGCCGGGACGGACGTTATTTTACATAAATGGCAGTCTGCTTATCCTTGCCGGCGTTGTCGTGGACTGGAAGGTTATTGTTTATGCAGTGATCTGCCAGATGATTGGGACGCGGATGATTGATCTTATTTACAAGGTTGATATAAAAATCCTTGCGGAGAAATATAAAATTCATTACTAAAGAAAGGGCCGTGCAGGCCTTTTCTTTTTTATGGAAAATAATTTACTATTATTCCAGGTTAACAGGAAAGCGGGGATACTATGATTCAGCTGCAAGAAGATAAGGAGAATAGCAAGAAGAATAATGAAGAAGAGGATAATGGCTGGGATGTAGGCGAGAATGCGTATGAAGCTGGGGAGCAGCTGGCGGATGAGGGCTGTCTTGGCTGTGCCGGCGGGTGTTTTTTTCAGGCTTTATTTCTTGTGATGACACCACTATATTTTTTTCTGACATAGAAAGGACAGGGGAACCTGTCCTCTATTAGATATATCGGCCAAAATGTTATGATATTGCCGGATTTTTATTTTATCGGTCACTTTCAAAAGGATATCCATCCGAATTTCATTTTATCGGTCAGATTTTCAATATATTGGCCACTCCGCGTCACATTAGTTTTTCGGCGATGGCACAGTGCAAATAATTTAATATAATACTCTCCACAAATAAAAAGTAGCATACGCTTCCCAATTCTCCCAGCCAGCCGAATATTTTAGGATTTCCTCCTTCGCTGGTTTCCTTTCAGAGCCGAGAGTCGCTTTGATCGCATTATGAAGGCCGACATCATCGATTGGAAAAGCGTTCGGGAAGCGCAGACACCGCATGAGGACATAATGGGCGGTCCAGGGGCCGATGCCGCGTATTTTGGTCAGCCTTTTTTCTGCAGCCTTCACATCTCCCGTGGTCAGCAAGTCCTTTTTCGAAAGCTCGCCATTTGCAATCAAGCGGGCTACGTCTATCAGATATTCACATTTTTTCAAGGTCATTTTTAAGTCAGCCAGATCTTCGATGGTTAACCCGGCAATCGTTTCCGCTTCAGGGAAGAGCCAGTATTTACTCCCGCCGTTTTCCAGGGACTCCCCATATTTTTCAACCAGCCGCCGCTTTAGTGTATACGCATATGTAAGGTTAATCTGCTGCCCAAGGATTCCCCACGCAAGAGCCTCGAATAAATCGGGAATTCCCATAACTCTCAGTCCGAAAAATTGCTCGGCAGGCTTTTGCAGCAAGGGATCTGTTTGTGCCATCTCATAAAATGGGGTCAGGCTGGCTCCGAGGTCGAACCAATCATGAATATATGCCGCAATTTCCGCTTTCATTTGATGCGTGACGGGCTTATGAATGACGACGGAGAGAGATTGATCTGACACAGCACTTATTTCAAGCAGCAGCTTTTCATTCCCGATGGCAAGGGCGCGTCTAATTGTCTCGCCGGAAATTTCATAGAGGCATTCATTTGCCGATCTTGATAAGTATCGCAAGTTTTCGGAAAAGCTGAATTCATGCGGAGTGAAAATGACCAGGCCATTTTCATTCACTTTCCAGTCAACAGTGTGAGAGCTCATTTGGATTCCTCCTTTTCTATATTGTAAACCCTCAGGATTACGTTATCTTGCGTTTATATTTAGGAAATCGCTGATGATAAATGTTTTTTGTGTATACTTTTTAGCAGAGGTGAGCGCAGATGGCTTATGAACAGATTCCGGAAGATTATTGGAACGCCATAAAGGATTGCGACAAGTCCTATGATGATCTCTTTCTTTATGGTGTTAAAACGACAGGGATATTCTGCAGGCCATCGTGCCGGTCGAGGGTCCCGAATATCGGCAATGTCGCTATTTTTAAAAATGCCGCTCAAGCACTGGCGGAAAATTTCAGGCCGTGCAAGCGCTGCAAACCGGAAGGCCTCAGCCTGCCTGCTGAAGAATGGATTAAGCAAATAACCGGGTGGATCGATCAGCATTATAGCGACCCGATTACATTGCATCAATTGGGGGACCTGTTTCATGGAAGTCCCTATCATTTACAGCGGGTGTTCAAAAGGGTCACCGGGAAGTCGCCCACAGAGTATATTCAGGATATCCGGCTCGAAAAAGCCGTCCATATGCTGGAGGCCGGGGAGCAATCGATAGCCGATGTCGGTGCATCAGCAGGATTCCCCAGCACCCCCTATTTTATCTCTTTATTCAAAAAGAAGCTGGGTACAACGCCTGCAGCATATAGAAACAAAACTAGGGAGGAGAAAGAATGAACATTGAATGGGCGAACCTGCAGGAAGGTGAATGGAGCCTTTATCTGGCGAAAACAGAAAAGGGTCTCTGCTATATTGGATCTGACCCGGAGTTTGAGGATTTTGAAAGCTCCTTGAAAAAATACTTGCCAGATGCGGTGCTTGTGGAAAATAAAGAAGCATTGCAGCCATACATGATTGAATTACAGGAATTTCTTCAGGGGAAAAGACAAGTTTTTTCAATGGACCTGGATGTGAAAGGCAGCCCGTTTCAAGAGGAAGTCTGGGAGGAATTAGCGCAGATTCCATACGGAAAAACAGTCTCTTATTCGGACATCGCAGAGAAAATAAACAGGCCACAGGCAGTCCGGGCAGCAGGGAAAGCAATCGGTGCCAATCCGCTGTTAATCGCGGTCCCATGCCATCGTGTCATCGGAAAAAATGGTGCGATAACCGGCTACCGCGGAGGCATTGAAATGAAGCAGCTTCTGCTTGAATTGGAGAAACAAGGCTGAAGAGATGGACCTCTTCGGCTTTTTTATTATTCAGCAGCTGGTATATAGCTTGAGGCGATAATAAATTGGATCCTTCAAAATAAATCCGAATTCGGATCTATTCAGGGAGGAGAGGGATAAAACAGACGACCTGAGTCCGAATGTGTGGCTTTATTCGGACAGGATGCGGATAAAACCGAGGATTTGAGTCCGAATGCAGTGCCTATTCGGACAGGATGCGGATAAAACCGAGGATTTGAGTCCGAAAGCAGTGCCTATTTGGACAGGATAGGGAGAAAACTGAGGATTTGAGTCCGAATGCAGTGCCTATTCGGACAGGATAGGGAGAAAACCGAGGATTTGAGTCCGAATGCAGTGCCTATCCGGACAGGAGAGGAAGAATAGCTGCCGAAAAAACTCCCGACAGTCTTGTTTTATTTTTTAGCGGTTAACTTCTTTTTCGAAAAGCATTTGGAATCCGTAATTTAGTAATGCCAAAGCATAATACATAATAAATAATCCCATTGAGTTTAATTTATTTAACTTATAATGGCCTATTTTTTGAAAAATTGCACTCAAAGGAAAAGCGAATAAGAGATCCATGATGAGATTGCATAAGGCATAGATCGAGAATTTTCCATATGTAAAATGAAATACCCATAAGTTTATGGTGAAAAATGGCCCGTATATAAAAGCAAGGTCATCAAAAATAAGAAATTTAGTGCCGCCTTTTACATTCCACCATTTAAAGATGAAGTTAAGAAGAGAAAGTATCAGCAAATTACCTGCGCAGAACAGTGTAACCGGTAAATACCTTTTCAATGATTTCTTTGGAAGAAACTTAATGACTATAGCCCATAAGATAATCGCATTGACTATTCTAAAGAAATTTGCCATCCGGATACCACCCCCATTTTTTCCTTATCATGTGACATTTGGCTTTTTTTATTCAGTTTAGGATTTCCGATTCATTATCCAATCTTTAATCCCTCATAGTTTCGGATTATAATAAACTAAAGCATGATCAGGGGGGAGTAAAATGAAAAGCATTACCTGCGAAAAAAGATCCTATTCCAGAGAGTTTCATTCGCACCAGCATGAGTTTGGCCAGTTTCTTTTCCCCTTGCAGGGCTCCCTGGATATACAGACGAAATGGCAGGAAATTAAGCTTGACCCGGACTATTGTTTTTACCTTCCGCAAGGGGTTGATCATAACTATCGGTCGATGGACCGGAATGAGTTTTTGATCCTGGATATCCCGAAGGCCTATTTGCCGGAAGAGACCAGCAGTATGTACATTCAGCTGGATCAGCAATGGTCTTCGATCCGTTATTTGCTGCTGGAAGAGGCGGGGAATCAGGGGAATGCGTCTTCCCTGGCTGATTTGACCAGGTTTGTGACCAGCAAACTGCAAATCGCCAAGCCCCCATCGATTGACTATATTCATAAGCATTTTAAGGAGTCCATCCGATTAGAGACTTTAGCGCAAATCGAACATTATCATCCAGCCTATTATTCCGCATGGTTTAAGAAGAAAACCGGGAGAAGCCCAAAAGCCTACATATCTGATCTTCGTTTGAAAGAGGCGAAGCATTTATTAATGTCAACATCCTGGTCCATGTCGGTGATCAGCGGGGAATTAGGCTTCGAAAATTCTTCCTCCTTTACCCGGTGGTTCAACCGCTGTGAAGGGGTAGCACCACAAAAGTACAGGATCCTTAAGAATGGATAAAAGGGATATTAAACTTGGTAAAGAAAATTCTCAGGGAATTTTCTAAGATAAGTTTAATGATTCCTTTTATCTTTTTTTATTGAGGTGAGAACATGAGTGTTAAAATAGCTCCGTTTTATATATTGCTTGCCGGAGTGCTCTGGGGGACCACGGGTACCACGCAGGCATTTGCGCCGGAAAACGCACACCCGATTGCCATCGGGGCTGCCCGTCTGGCGGCAGGAGGTTTATTTTTATTATGCATGGTTCTACTGGCAGGGAAACTGGAACTGAAAAATTGGCCCATTAAGAACACCCTGATGGCATCACTTTGTATGGCGCTGTACCAGCCATTGTTCTTTTCAGCGGTCACTTTAACAGGGGTTGCCATTGGGACCGTGACCGCAATAGGGAGTGCGCCGATCTTATCTGGTTTCCTTGAATGGCTCTATTTGAAAAAACGCCCCTCTGCCATTTGGTGGTGTTCAACCTCCCTGTCTATTTTGGGCTGTGTTCTGCTTTTCATGAACAAAAATTTGGTTCATATGGACCCGATTGGCCTAATAATGGCATTGGGGGCTGGTTTGACATTTGCAGGCTATACGCTTGTCAGCAGGGATCTGGTTGAAAATTATTCATCTTTATCAGTCGTTGCCGTTGTATTCACACTAAGTGCCATTCTGCTATCGCCATTCTTATTTATTTTTGACATGTCCTGGCTTGCGAGTGTTCGAGGTTTGACTGTCAGTCTACACCTGGGGATCCTGGCTACGGGAATTGCCTATTTCCTTTTTTCAAAAGGGCTTGTCCATGTTTCCTCTTCAACGGCTGTCACACTTGCGCTGGCGGAGCCATTGACAGCTGCACTATTAGGGGTTTTCCTATTGGGTGAATCGTTAAACATGACTTCCTGGTTAGGGATTTTCCTTTTGCTGCTTGGAATTGGAGTATTGATAGGGACTTCAAAAGGTTCTGGAAGAAACCTTGAGCCTGGGGTGGTTCAGAAACATTGATATTCATAGAAAGCCTAACTTCTACCGAAGAAATTAGGCTTTCTTTTTTTTGTAGAACAAAAAAGATTGCATTGCAGAATAAACTTCTTTAATATTTTTTGTAGAACAAAAAATATTCCGGAGGGTTTATGAAAGAACAAACCTTTACATCATTCGAACAGTATGAAGAATTTCTTAGAAACAAGATGATTCATAAAGCGAAAAAGAAAGGCCTGGAAGGTGAGGATCTTGCAGAATATCTGAAAAAACATGAAAATGATGCAGCACGTATTTGGAAGGAAAATGATCTTCAGAAATGGCTGGAAAAGGACGGGTATGTGACCATAGCCGTTTGGAGGGACGAAACAGGACAGCGGAAAATTGGAAGGGGCCGGCCAAAGAAGCCTGAAGGCCAAAAACTTAAGCATTCCATCCATGTCAGGCTGGATGAAGAAATGTTCAAAAAGCTGAATCATTTCTGCCAGGAAAAAAAGGTGGATGTTTCAGAAGCCATACGGATTCTTATCAATAACCTTTGATCTTAAAGTCCAAAATTCATAGGAAAAGGCAGGAAAATCAATGAATGATTCTTTAGAAAGTATAAGAAATGCCCCGGGTGCACCTTCAAAGTCAAGGCGATTATGGATGGCGATCGTTCTTGGTACTTTAGCCGCGTTTGCCCCCTTATCCATCGACATGTATTTGCCGGCTCTGCCTGATATAGCTAATGATCTGCATACCAAGCCGTCCCTCGTACAGCTTAGTTTAACCTTTTTCCTGCTCGGCCTATCATTAGGCCAGCTGCTTGCAGGGCCGCTCAGTGATGTGCGCGGACGCCGGAAGCCGCTACTTATAGGGTTATTGATTTATTTTGCCGTTTCTCTCTTGTGCGCCTTTAGCCATTCCATCTGGGGCTTGATTGTGCTGAGGTTTATTCAGGGCCTGGCCGGGGCAGCCGGGATTGTCATCTCCCGTGCGATTGTCAGGGATCTTTACTCAGGCACTGAGCTGACTAAATTTTTCTCTCTGCTGGCTTTAGTGAATGGTGTGGCCCCCATACTTGCCCCTATACTTGGCGGCCAGTTATTGCGGATTGCTCCCTGGCAGGGAGTGTTTATCGTTTTGAGTGTAATCGGCTTGGTGATGTTTCTTGTCGTCCTATTCGGTCTGCCGGAGACGCTGCCAGATGTTTCCCGATCACAGGGCGGCATAAAAAACACATTAACTACCTTTCAACAGCTCTTGATTGATCGAAGCTTCATAGGGTATGCATTGTCGCAAGGCCTGGTGTTTGCAGCCATGTTTGCGTATATATCCGGCTCACCCTTCGTACTGCAAAACATTTATGGGGCCTCCCCGCAGGTGTTCAGCCTGATATTTGCCATCAATGGACTTGGAATTATCATTTCCAGTCAAATTACGGGAAGGTTAGCGGGGCGGATCAGTGAAAGGAAGCTTTTTACGGCTGGTATTTGCATCGCTTTCATTGGAGCTATTACTCTTTTAATCATCCTTCTTTTTGATGCAGGATTGTACGCAATTTTGCCGCCGTTATTCTTTGTTGTCTCAAGTATTGGGGTGGTGAGTACTTCAGGCTTTTCGCTGGCCATGCAGAATCAGGGAAAGTCAGCAGGGAGTGCCTCCGCATTACTGGGGGTACTATCCTTAATTTTTGGCGGATGTGTGGCTCCCCTTGTTGGCTTAGGAAACAGCCCGGCGATGTCAATGGGGATTGTCATAGCTTGTACTAGTGCCGGGGCTGTTCTGTCCTATATGTTCCTGGCAGCCCGGGCAAAGGGGAGTTCCATTGATAATGAGAAAGCTGTCATGTAAATAACCTATTAATCTAGTAAAATGAATCCTAAATGAAAGGGGAAATTAACAATGGATATACAGAAAATAATCACGACTCGCCGCAACATAAAAAAATTTAAATCTGATAAAGTGGAGCACAGTTTAATCACATCCTGGCTGGAGGCTGCGAGCATGGCACCCAACCATAAAATGACGGAGCCATGGGAAGTATTATTTGTTGGTCCGGAAACAAGGGCTAAGCTGAATCACAAAACCGATTTTGGCCAGGCACCAGTCGTGCTGGCGATCCTATCCAGGTATGGAGCAACCGATCTGGAACGAACTGAGAATATGGCTGCAGTATCCTGCTTTATTCAGAACTTCATGCTGATGGCGTGGGAATCAGGAGTGGGGACATTCTGGTCTTCCCTGGGGGTTTCAGCTGCAGCAAGAACTACTTTAAATGTCCCGGATGATTGCGATGTGGTCGGTATTTTAGGAGTAGGCTTTCCTGAGGAAGTACCTGAAGCTAAGGAGCGTACACCGATTGATAGGAAAATAAAGCATTTATCATAAGTATTTTATAGGGCGCCTATCCAAAACAAGGATGGCGCTCATTTTTTTACTCTAGAACAGGATTAATACGAGTAATGGTCAATTCATTCGAAAAAAGGGAACCTAATATAAAAAAACAATAAGTGCATTATTTTAAGAAGGATTAAGGCTTATTTTATGAATTAACGCTTGATTTCAAATGACTTTGATAAATTTTCTGTAATTCTACTCCTTTAAGGACTTTAATAACCATAAAAGTTATTTACAATGTCTTCAACAACCCGTAATGATTCAATTAATAGGCTGTTGCATTGAACGGTT includes:
- a CDS encoding DNA-3-methyladenine glycosylase 2, which encodes MSSHTVDWKVNENGLVIFTPHEFSFSENLRYLSRSANECLYEISGETIRRALAIGNEKLLLEISAVSDQSLSVVIHKPVTHQMKAEIAAYIHDWFDLGASLTPFYEMAQTDPLLQKPAEQFFGLRVMGIPDLFEALAWGILGQQINLTYAYTLKRRLVEKYGESLENGGSKYWLFPEAETIAGLTIEDLADLKMTLKKCEYLIDVARLIANGELSKKDLLTTGDVKAAEKRLTKIRGIGPWTAHYVLMRCLRFPNAFPIDDVGLHNAIKATLGSERKPAKEEILKYSAGWENWEAYATFYLWRVLY
- a CDS encoding bifunctional transcriptional activator/DNA repair enzyme AdaA; this translates as MAYEQIPEDYWNAIKDCDKSYDDLFLYGVKTTGIFCRPSCRSRVPNIGNVAIFKNAAQALAENFRPCKRCKPEGLSLPAEEWIKQITGWIDQHYSDPITLHQLGDLFHGSPYHLQRVFKRVTGKSPTEYIQDIRLEKAVHMLEAGEQSIADVGASAGFPSTPYFISLFKKKLGTTPAAYRNKTREEKE
- a CDS encoding methylated-DNA--[protein]-cysteine S-methyltransferase, with product MNIEWANLQEGEWSLYLAKTEKGLCYIGSDPEFEDFESSLKKYLPDAVLVENKEALQPYMIELQEFLQGKRQVFSMDLDVKGSPFQEEVWEELAQIPYGKTVSYSDIAEKINRPQAVRAAGKAIGANPLLIAVPCHRVIGKNGAITGYRGGIEMKQLLLELEKQG
- a CDS encoding AraC family transcriptional regulator, producing the protein MKSITCEKRSYSREFHSHQHEFGQFLFPLQGSLDIQTKWQEIKLDPDYCFYLPQGVDHNYRSMDRNEFLILDIPKAYLPEETSSMYIQLDQQWSSIRYLLLEEAGNQGNASSLADLTRFVTSKLQIAKPPSIDYIHKHFKESIRLETLAQIEHYHPAYYSAWFKKKTGRSPKAYISDLRLKEAKHLLMSTSWSMSVISGELGFENSSSFTRWFNRCEGVAPQKYRILKNG
- a CDS encoding EamA family transporter, giving the protein MSVKIAPFYILLAGVLWGTTGTTQAFAPENAHPIAIGAARLAAGGLFLLCMVLLAGKLELKNWPIKNTLMASLCMALYQPLFFSAVTLTGVAIGTVTAIGSAPILSGFLEWLYLKKRPSAIWWCSTSLSILGCVLLFMNKNLVHMDPIGLIMALGAGLTFAGYTLVSRDLVENYSSLSVVAVVFTLSAILLSPFLFIFDMSWLASVRGLTVSLHLGILATGIAYFLFSKGLVHVSSSTAVTLALAEPLTAALLGVFLLGESLNMTSWLGIFLLLLGIGVLIGTSKGSGRNLEPGVVQKH
- a CDS encoding multidrug effflux MFS transporter, with translation MNDSLESIRNAPGAPSKSRRLWMAIVLGTLAAFAPLSIDMYLPALPDIANDLHTKPSLVQLSLTFFLLGLSLGQLLAGPLSDVRGRRKPLLIGLLIYFAVSLLCAFSHSIWGLIVLRFIQGLAGAAGIVISRAIVRDLYSGTELTKFFSLLALVNGVAPILAPILGGQLLRIAPWQGVFIVLSVIGLVMFLVVLFGLPETLPDVSRSQGGIKNTLTTFQQLLIDRSFIGYALSQGLVFAAMFAYISGSPFVLQNIYGASPQVFSLIFAINGLGIIISSQITGRLAGRISERKLFTAGICIAFIGAITLLIILLFDAGLYAILPPLFFVVSSIGVVSTSGFSLAMQNQGKSAGSASALLGVLSLIFGGCVAPLVGLGNSPAMSMGIVIACTSAGAVLSYMFLAARAKGSSIDNEKAVM
- a CDS encoding nitroreductase family protein, with translation MDIQKIITTRRNIKKFKSDKVEHSLITSWLEAASMAPNHKMTEPWEVLFVGPETRAKLNHKTDFGQAPVVLAILSRYGATDLERTENMAAVSCFIQNFMLMAWESGVGTFWSSLGVSAAARTTLNVPDDCDVVGILGVGFPEEVPEAKERTPIDRKIKHLS